One Mycobacterium sp. SMC-4 DNA window includes the following coding sequences:
- a CDS encoding acyl-CoA dehydrogenase family protein — protein MTSVHETISSELPGSAAFTALLAQIKAGARDRDLNDENPFEQVAALKRAGFGTLRLPADLGGAGLSVRQLFATIIDVARADPIVAHIFRTHFWFVEERLRTADDPVSRGWLSKVAGGSLFGNAFSEKGAHAVGSLVFNTRLLPAEGGGYRLTGEKFYSTGTLFSDYLTVTATTDHDSVATVIVPADRDGVWIIDDWDGFGQRRTGTGTTTFTDVVVTSEEVLSDIPYDADPVPTVQYASLQLFIHAVVAGILESVVDDGVALLRSRERNFSHAAAERPTDDPLLQRQLGELASVAYVARAAVLDAAAAIEAANASQRAGVPDAELAAAAQLKVAKVKVHLDDIAPTAASRLLELGGASAASRTLNLDRHWRNIRTITLHNPVGYKARVIGQNLLHGTEIPANAYF, from the coding sequence ATGACCTCAGTGCACGAGACCATTTCGTCGGAGCTGCCCGGATCGGCGGCCTTCACCGCCCTGCTGGCGCAGATCAAGGCCGGCGCAAGAGACCGAGACCTCAACGACGAGAACCCTTTTGAGCAGGTCGCCGCGCTCAAGCGAGCCGGCTTCGGCACGCTGCGGCTGCCCGCGGACCTGGGCGGAGCGGGATTGTCGGTCCGGCAGCTGTTCGCCACGATCATCGACGTCGCCCGTGCCGATCCGATTGTGGCGCACATCTTCCGCACCCACTTCTGGTTCGTCGAGGAGCGGCTGCGCACCGCCGACGATCCGGTGTCGCGGGGATGGCTGAGCAAGGTCGCAGGCGGCAGCCTGTTCGGCAACGCGTTCAGCGAGAAAGGTGCCCATGCCGTCGGCAGCCTGGTGTTCAACACCCGGTTGCTGCCCGCCGAGGGGGGTGGCTACCGGCTCACCGGCGAGAAGTTCTACAGCACCGGAACGCTGTTCTCGGACTATCTGACCGTCACGGCCACCACCGATCACGACTCGGTCGCCACCGTCATCGTTCCGGCGGATCGCGACGGGGTATGGATCATCGACGACTGGGACGGCTTCGGACAACGCCGCACCGGCACCGGGACGACGACCTTCACCGACGTGGTCGTCACGTCCGAGGAGGTGCTCAGTGACATCCCCTACGACGCTGATCCGGTGCCCACCGTGCAGTACGCGTCGCTGCAGTTGTTCATCCACGCGGTGGTCGCCGGGATTCTGGAGTCCGTGGTCGACGACGGCGTCGCGCTATTGCGTTCCCGGGAACGCAATTTCAGTCACGCAGCCGCGGAACGACCGACCGACGATCCGTTGCTGCAGCGCCAGCTCGGCGAGCTGGCCAGCGTCGCCTATGTCGCCCGCGCCGCAGTGCTCGATGCGGCAGCCGCGATCGAGGCGGCCAACGCCTCACAGCGGGCCGGCGTGCCCGATGCCGAGCTGGCCGCTGCGGCACAGCTGAAAGTTGCCAAGGTCAAGGTCCACCTCGACGACATCGCACCGACGGCCGCGAGCCGACTGCTGGAGCTGGGCGGAGCCAGCGCGGCCAGCCGCACCCTCAACCTCGATCGCCATTGGCGCAACATCCGCACCATCACGCTGCACAACCCGGTCGGGTACAAGGCGCGGGTTATCGGCCAGAATCTGTTGCACGGCACGGAGATTCCGGCCAACGCGTACTTCTGA
- a CDS encoding GMC family oxidoreductase, whose product MDADYVIVGTGAAGAVLAHRLSADPSVRVVVLEAGPRDKDAFVHIPAGFSRLMRGPLDWDYLTEPQQGLAGRRIYWPRGKMLGGSTSMNAMMWVRGFDADYDEWGEHAGAEWDHAHLQPYLHRIESGPLVISPQRSPRAATAAWLTAAEQCGHRVEEPNQGQPQGFCQTRVTQRRGSRFSCADAYLKPIRKRKNLTVLTEATATRVVIAGNRAIGVEFDGKSGRTVVTARREVVLCAGAINTPQLLMLSGIGDHDRLARLGIVTVAHSPEVGTNLLDHLVVPLGFDIPYGSLTDAQKPLELVNYLVRRRGMLTSNVGEAYGFVKSRPDLDLPDLELIFAPAPYFDEGIGDPYVGHAVVMGPILLKPRSHGTIALRSSDPHDKPAIDPRYLTDDAGADRAALMAGLRMCADIARAPALKDIVGRIARPLDASILDDDTLGRALESLSHTLYHPVGTCRMGRDDASVVDPQLRVRGVTALRVADASVMPTIIRGHTQAPSMLIGEKAADLITS is encoded by the coding sequence GTGGACGCCGATTACGTCATCGTCGGAACCGGAGCGGCCGGAGCTGTTCTGGCCCATCGACTCAGTGCCGATCCGTCGGTGCGAGTCGTCGTGCTGGAGGCCGGACCGCGTGACAAGGATGCGTTCGTTCACATCCCGGCCGGATTCTCCCGGCTGATGCGGGGGCCGCTGGATTGGGACTACCTGACCGAGCCGCAGCAAGGTCTGGCCGGCCGGCGCATCTACTGGCCGCGCGGCAAGATGCTCGGCGGCTCGACGTCGATGAACGCGATGATGTGGGTCCGTGGCTTCGACGCCGACTACGACGAGTGGGGCGAGCACGCCGGTGCCGAATGGGACCATGCCCACCTGCAGCCGTATCTGCACCGCATCGAGTCCGGTCCGCTGGTCATCTCGCCCCAGCGCAGCCCGCGCGCAGCGACGGCGGCCTGGCTGACGGCGGCCGAGCAATGCGGCCACCGCGTCGAGGAACCCAACCAGGGGCAACCGCAGGGTTTCTGCCAGACCCGGGTGACGCAGCGCCGCGGTTCCCGCTTCAGCTGCGCCGATGCCTACCTCAAGCCGATCCGCAAGCGCAAGAACCTCACTGTGCTGACCGAGGCGACAGCGACCCGGGTGGTTATCGCCGGCAACCGTGCCATCGGCGTCGAGTTCGACGGCAAGTCCGGTCGGACGGTGGTCACCGCACGCCGCGAGGTGGTGCTGTGTGCCGGAGCGATCAACACCCCACAGCTGCTGATGCTCTCCGGCATCGGCGATCACGACCGGTTGGCCCGGCTGGGCATCGTCACCGTTGCCCATTCACCGGAGGTCGGCACCAATCTGCTCGACCACCTGGTGGTGCCGCTGGGCTTCGACATTCCCTATGGCTCACTGACCGACGCTCAGAAACCTCTGGAGCTCGTCAACTACTTGGTGCGCCGGCGCGGAATGCTGACCTCGAACGTGGGGGAGGCCTACGGCTTCGTCAAGAGCAGACCGGACCTGGACCTGCCTGACCTGGAGCTGATCTTCGCTCCTGCACCGTATTTCGACGAGGGCATCGGTGACCCGTACGTGGGCCACGCAGTGGTGATGGGCCCGATCCTGCTCAAGCCGCGCAGCCATGGAACGATCGCGCTGCGCTCCTCCGATCCGCATGACAAGCCGGCCATCGATCCGCGCTACCTCACCGACGATGCCGGCGCCGACCGGGCAGCCCTGATGGCCGGACTGCGGATGTGCGCCGACATCGCCCGGGCACCCGCGCTCAAGGACATCGTGGGCCGGATCGCCCGCCCGCTCGACGCGTCGATCCTCGACGACGACACCCTCGGTAGAGCGCTGGAATCGCTGTCGCACACGCTGTATCACCCCGTCGGCACCTGTCGGATGGGCCGTGACGACGCCAGCGTCGTCGACCCGCAGTTGCGGGTGCGCGGTGTGACGGCGCTGCGGGTGGCCGATGCGTCGGTGATGCCGACGATCATTCGCGGCCATACCCAGGCGCCCTCGATGCTGATCGGCGAGAAGGCTGCCGATCTGATCACCTCCTGA
- a CDS encoding alpha/beta hydrolase → MTMTARRRRLHRRLAALPGVRAVRRPVRDGGDEHFDVYYVRVGGRSAHPLVVIPGGPGAASVALYRAFRRRAAAAGLDVIMVEHRGVGLSRHDDAGADLVPEALTVDAVLGDIAAVLDDAGVGRAIVYGASYGSYLAAGLGVRHPNRIHAMVLDSPLLCAGDIDDVRAQIRRVLWDGASPGTAELAATIRALVADARLVPRDVGLVTELFGAAGPDVLQRQLDLLAAGHRRLWSTVERGTRLLLERKTLYHHEPDLVERIAYRELNYGAQPDGLPLDPAVVLRETASGDIEFEAEPVDLRAAMPAFGWPTAVLSGGLDLTTPPQVAHRVAGLIPDSVLVELPTAGHSILDTREPAALQVCLAAAADSLHQLAVRGHELDALPANTTVRLLVGAVTVAVRVESMLP, encoded by the coding sequence ATGACGATGACCGCGCGCCGCCGTCGGCTCCACCGCAGGCTTGCGGCGCTACCGGGGGTGCGTGCAGTGCGCCGCCCGGTGCGCGACGGCGGGGACGAGCACTTCGACGTCTACTACGTGCGGGTCGGAGGCCGGTCCGCGCACCCGTTGGTCGTCATCCCCGGAGGCCCCGGAGCGGCCTCGGTTGCGCTGTACCGGGCGTTTCGCCGGCGCGCCGCAGCGGCCGGTCTGGACGTGATCATGGTCGAGCATCGCGGCGTCGGACTGTCCCGGCACGACGACGCCGGGGCCGACCTTGTGCCGGAGGCGCTGACCGTCGACGCGGTGCTCGGTGACATCGCCGCGGTTCTCGATGACGCCGGGGTGGGCCGGGCCATCGTGTACGGGGCGTCCTACGGTTCCTACCTGGCCGCCGGCCTGGGTGTACGGCACCCGAACCGCATCCATGCGATGGTGCTCGACTCCCCGCTGCTGTGCGCCGGCGACATCGACGACGTGCGCGCCCAGATCCGGCGCGTGCTGTGGGACGGCGCCTCGCCGGGCACCGCCGAACTGGCGGCAACCATCCGCGCTCTGGTCGCCGACGCGAGGCTGGTGCCGCGCGACGTCGGACTGGTCACCGAACTGTTCGGTGCCGCCGGGCCCGACGTACTGCAGCGTCAACTGGACCTGCTCGCGGCCGGTCATCGTCGGCTGTGGTCCACCGTCGAGCGGGGCACCCGCCTGCTGCTGGAGCGCAAGACGCTCTATCACCATGAGCCCGATCTGGTCGAGCGCATCGCCTACCGTGAGCTCAACTACGGAGCCCAACCCGACGGCTTACCGCTCGATCCTGCGGTCGTCCTTCGCGAGACAGCCTCCGGTGACATCGAATTCGAAGCCGAACCGGTCGATCTGCGCGCCGCCATGCCGGCGTTCGGCTGGCCGACTGCGGTCCTGTCCGGCGGGCTCGACCTCACCACACCTCCGCAGGTGGCCCACCGCGTCGCCGGCCTGATCCCCGACTCGGTGCTCGTCGAGCTGCCCACCGCCGGGCACAGCATTCTCGACACGCGTGAGCCCGCCGCGCTGCAGGTCTGCCTGGCCGCTGCCGCGGACTCGCTGCACCAGTTGGCGGTTCGGGGCCACGAACTCGACGCGTTACCGGCCAATACCACCGTTCGGCTGCTGGTCGGCGCGGTCACCGTCGCGGTGCGGGTCGAGTCGATGCTGCCCTAG